The DNA segment TGACGTCCGCTGGAAGCACAGGGTTGTGGTAAGGATTTGGGTTCGATTCGACCGTCAGACTGACGTCGATCGGCATATGGTAAGCCGGCACGGAATCGTCATAGACATCGATAACCAAGTTGATTTCCTGCGGCGCTAATACGGAAATCCCATCGCGCAACTTTAGTTGTTCCCCTACGACTTCAAAACGATCGTCATTGACCGTTGCATAAGCGGTCGAAGGCTGGTCAGGGTCATCGATTTGAATGGTACCGACAACAGCCCCTGCGACGCGTTCTCGCAAGGCATATGCAAGAAACGAAACCTCTGTGGGCGCTTCATTGACATCGATGACATTCAGTTCGATCGTTTCGGACGTCTCGTATTCGCCGTCGCTGACGGTGACCTCGATCCCTTCAAGGTGATCGGTTTCATAATCCAAAAATTCGCCATCTTTCAGTCGCAGTATGTCATCGACGACCTCAAAACGTTCATCTTCAACGGTGTACGTGTAATCGCCACCGAAGTCTTCATCCAAAGCGAACAACAGCCCTAAGGAGCGGTTTCCGATGGTTTCGTTTTCAGGAATCGCGTCATAAGCTGAAAAAGAGATCCCATAGACCGGCTCGTTGACATCCGTCACTTGAAAAAGGACCGGTGAGAACACGGGATACTCATCGTCTGCACCTTGAGCGGCAATCGTGACCGTAAAGATCGGATTGTTCTCAAAGTCCAACTCGGCCCCTGCGGCCAATACAAGTTCCCCATTCTGGATTTCGAAGTCTTCGTTTCCGACGACCCAAATATCAACCGCTTCACCAACATCAGGGTTTTCTAAAACGATGATCGCAAGTGGAACGCCGACTCCCACATTTTCGGGTACGGGAGGAGCGGTCGCCTCGAAGATGCCGATCCCATCATTCACGGGATCAATGCCCAAAAAGACATTTTCCGGTTCCGATGCCGAGCGTCCGTCATGGGCGATCACCTGGAAGCCATCGGTACCGTTGACATTAGGGTAGGGCTGGTAGGTCAATCCACCCGATGGTGAAACCGAAGCGTTTCCAAGAACGGGATTCGACACCTTCAGAAGGATAAATTGATCGCCATCATCGGCGTCGCTGACTCCACTTAGCAAGGCGGGAGCGTTCCGCTGCAGGACGGTATCTTCATTTAAAAGAAAACTAGGGGAATTGCTAAAAGCAGGCGCTTCATTTTCAGGTTTCACGAACAGCCCAAACAACAGATCGACCGAGGCTTCACTGGTGGCCAATTCTACCGAATGGCCTGTTGGCATCACAAATTCAACTTGCAGGACCGCGTAAGCGCCTCCCATCAGCATGCGATTTCCACCGTCAACCAGCACCAAGCCTCCACTTGGCGACGGACTGACCGGAGCCGACGTGACGACCCGCGACTGCGCGATGTCATAGACCACCAATTCGCTCAACAAGTCGCTTTCGCGGTTAAGCCCAAAGATCAAGGCCCGCTCGCCATCCAGCGTGACCGCGGATTCGATCCCGGTCACTTCGCCCAAGAGGGCAAAATTATTTGCCGCGTCCAAGACCAGGCGATCGCCAACGTCGTTTTGAACGACAACGATCCCGCTAGCGTCGTCGAATGCATCGACAGAAACGCCCGATTCAATCAGTCCCGACACGCCGTCAATTACCGTCCCGGTGGCATTGCTTAACAGAGACAGTTCCAACCCCGATTCGGTCTGATTTGCAAACAGGGAAGCGGTCGCATCGGGATTCGTGCTTACCGAGGCTCCTGGGTTGACGAAGACTGCCGCGAAATCGACCGTCCACACTCCGTCGTCATACTCAAGGCTTCGCAGCAGGCTGAACCCGTCGTCAGCGTCCGCAACTAAAAATCCGTGCCCCGTTGCATCGAGGGCAACCGAACTCCAGCCTTGCTCGGATCCCTGCAACCCCAAATCGACCGCCGTGGTTGATGACGAATCAAAATCGACCAGCCAAGCTTGCTCCGCTTGGTCGACCGTCGAATCACCTAAAACCAACACTTTGCCGTCGGGCAACGGCTGAATTATTTTGGGGACGCCCGCCAGGGCGATCTGTTGGTGTGTTCCGGTTTCCACATCGATCTGGACAATCGTTTGCGATTCCAAACCGTAGGCGAACGAGCCATCAAAACTGGTCGTTTGAAGCTCGACATCAGCGATTTGAATCACTTCATTGCTGACGGTCGGCTGAACTGGGGTGGTCTGTTGCTGGGAAAGCGAGCCGTTATACAGCCGGACCACATAATCGCCGACTGCCAGTCCATCGAAGGAAAATTGGCCGTTGGCATCGGTCCGCTCGAGTGGTTCCCCCATCCCCGGAGAACCGTCTTGATTCAAATCAAGGTAGACCAAACGGTCTTCCAGCCCCGCTTCTCCTTCGCTCATCCCCCGCGATTGGTCCGCATCTTCGAACACCATCCCAGTGATAGCAGCAAGCACTCGCCGATCACACAGTTGCTCCAGTCGTAATTGTCGCCGGACAACTCCGCGTGAGCGAGCGTTTCGACCTTGGACACGATCACTTCGGGACATGCTGAAAACCCAATGTTTGTGGATTCACACCCACCAAAGGAAGAATAAAAAGGATGTAATGGGATGCATCCCCCTCGTTAGAAGCAAATGCGTCAGGAAAGTTCCCAGCCAATGTCACACTTTGATTGCCTTCCTCCATTGTTCCTAAAAACTTGAAGGTGACAACATTTAAACGCGAAAAAAACAACTCTGAACTTTAAATTCGCTTAGAATATGCAAAATGGACGGCCACCTCCGTTTCCGATTCAAGTCGCGGGCGGGCCGTTCACGTTTCTATTCTTGACTTGCTCCGTTTGGGGATGCTGTCGCGATGGGCTGTTTCAAATCTAAAAAAATACCAATGCGTTTCGTTACCCTTTGCTTATTTGCTAGCGCAATCTTGGTCCAGAGCGGCTGTGGCGGCGATTCAGCTCCCGCTCCCTCCACCGATACGGCACCAGCGGCCGCCCCGGGCCCCGAATCCTCCGACGGCGGCATGGATCCTACCATGGAAGGCCCAAGCGGCGAGAGTGCAGCGATGCTTCCTCCCGAAGGGCCCCCCGGCGAGGGCGCGTCGGCCGAAGCCTTGGCGGCCCCCTCCTCCGGTGAAGAAGAGATGTACGCGGCGGGAGAACCGGGCATGGAGATGGACATGGGAATGGAACCGGGGCTGGGTATGGAACCCGGCATGGAAATGCGAATGGGAATGCCAGGCGAAAGTGACACCTACATCGATGAATTGACCTTTGCCACCGTCGGAGGTCAGAAGAATTCTCCGGCGGAAGGCATGCTGGCGGGCTTAAGCGGCCTTCTTTCCGGAGCAGGCGGCCTGGTGAAGGGCAGCAGCCGCCCCCTCAGCCTAAGAGACATGGCAAATCAAGCTTTTATGGGCGGCGATGAAGCACTCGCATTGCGATTGCTGCATGCCCACCTTGCCGCGGAATTCGATACCGCCGGGGCCGCCTACGATGACGTTCGCTTCAGCAAAGCCCTCCGCGAACCGACTTGGCTGGTCCGCTGGGGGACGTCGATTCACGTTCGAGGGGACAGCCTGACCGACACCCATCCGATCGTGGAAAACATGCCGTCCCCCATCACCATCCCGAATCGCGGAGCAGGGCAGGGGGGCATGCGCAACAATCGTGCCGGCGGCGAAGCGGCAATGGAATCCCTTGGTGCGGCGGGAGAGATGCTGGAGCCCGCAAGCCGAAGAGGGGCTGCGGCGCAATTTAGCCCGTCCAACCAGATCGATCAAAATTTGAAGAAAAAGCTGGGATTGGTCGCAGAATTCACAGGCAAAAACTTCGACTCCAGATTTGCCGATGGCTCCTTCGGCTATGGATTTGTCACCGCCATGGCGTCCGCTCAAGCCGACGCCCCACAGCCACCCGCTGGCAACCGTAGACCCGGCGGGATGGAAGGCATGATGCATGGGGAAATGGAAGGAATGATGGAAGAGGAAATGGCTGGGATGTCTGCCGGTGCACTCGGGATGCCTGCCATGGATCCTGCATCGACCGTCCGCGGAATGCCAAGCCCTGATTCCCTGCGAAACCGAATGACGGACCCGAATCGCCTATCGGCCGGCATGAACGAACCGGGCATGGAAGGTGAAATGAGCATGCAAGCGATGGAGGGAATGCTGCCGCCCGGAGCCGCTCCACCACGTGCCGCCGGAGGCCAACACCCTGGGCAGCCCGCCCAAACCACCTACAACCCGGCTTACCCTCGCTGGCGTCCCGGTATTGTTTCGCTTGGCGAAATGTCTCAACTGGACGCGTTGGAACTAGCCAAAAAAGAAGGAATCCAATTCCTGCTCCACTTCGATGTCAGCGTGCAGGACAAGAAGAACCGAACCATGGTCCGCGTATTAAACGTGACAACAGGGGATACGGTGGTCGTTTCCAAAAAAATGGATAACGTCGAAGTCTATCGGCTTGTCCAAGCTGAACGGACGACCGAGCGTGAATTTGTCGAAGAAATCATCTCGGAAATGTTCACCGTTATCGACGAGAAATGCAAAGTCGAACCGATGATCAAACTGACTCCAGAGATCGCAAAGCAGCGGATCGCAGCATTACTTCAGGAAGCCCCCGGATTCGATTTTTCAGGAATGGCCGAAGTCCGGCTCTTCCAGTTTCTCGGGCTTTTGCAAGAAAACGAAGTTGCCGGCGCCCTCCATCTATTCGGAGGGGATGACGCCCTAACCATGATGTACGCAATGCCCGAACGAAGGCGGGAAATCGTCCTGCGTGAACTAGGCATCAGCGGAAATTAGGTCCACGCCCTGGCGAGCGTAGCTACGTGACCGCCGTAGCTACCGTCGCCAGACGGTGGTTCCCACTCGGAAACCATCGCGTACTGATTTCACGTCCCGAGCGAAAAGCGACACACTTCCCCCGGGCGGTACCAGCATTTACTCGGAAACCGTTACCAGCCGATCGTAGGCTTCTTGGTACTTTGCTTGCGTCCTGGAAATAATTTCCGCAGGCAACGCTGG comes from the Roseimaritima multifibrata genome and includes:
- a CDS encoding dockerin type I domain-containing protein; the protein is MSRSDRVQGRNARSRGVVRRQLRLEQLCDRRVLAAITGMVFEDADQSRGMSEGEAGLEDRLVYLDLNQDGSPGMGEPLERTDANGQFSFDGLAVGDYVVRLYNGSLSQQQTTPVQPTVSNEVIQIADVELQTTSFDGSFAYGLESQTIVQIDVETGTHQQIALAGVPKIIQPLPDGKVLVLGDSTVDQAEQAWLVDFDSSSTTAVDLGLQGSEQGWSSVALDATGHGFLVADADDGFSLLRSLEYDDGVWTVDFAAVFVNPGASVSTNPDATASLFANQTESGLELSLLSNATGTVIDGVSGLIESGVSVDAFDDASGIVVVQNDVGDRLVLDAANNFALLGEVTGIESAVTLDGERALIFGLNRESDLLSELVVYDIAQSRVVTSAPVSPSPSGGLVLVDGGNRMLMGGAYAVLQVEFVMPTGHSVELATSEASVDLLFGLFVKPENEAPAFSNSPSFLLNEDTVLQRNAPALLSGVSDADDGDQFILLKVSNPVLGNASVSPSGGLTYQPYPNVNGTDGFQVIAHDGRSASEPENVFLGIDPVNDGIGIFEATAPPVPENVGVGVPLAIIVLENPDVGEAVDIWVVGNEDFEIQNGELVLAAGAELDFENNPIFTVTIAAQGADDEYPVFSPVLFQVTDVNEPVYGISFSAYDAIPENETIGNRSLGLLFALDEDFGGDYTYTVEDERFEVVDDILRLKDGEFLDYETDHLEGIEVTVSDGEYETSETIELNVIDVNEAPTEVSFLAYALRERVAGAVVGTIQIDDPDQPSTAYATVNDDRFEVVGEQLKLRDGISVLAPQEINLVIDVYDDSVPAYHMPIDVSLTVESNPNPYHNPVLPADVNADGSVQPVDALEIINYLNRNGPGPLDEAITNGAELYFDVNADDFVTPLDALLVINHLNRNQGDSGTVNGSSEGEGEGESPEDGDIAMNSTPQGEASAELPVSQRSVPLDRAATHDQAVQSYFLGLDDEDEKRDDDETLFLEESTI